In Canis lupus baileyi chromosome 19, mCanLup2.hap1, whole genome shotgun sequence, the sequence ACCCATCTCTCCACTCATTCCTCACCATACTGCTCCCAGCGCCCACACATAGGCACATGAGAAAGTGGTGCAAGGCTTAGGGCTATTCCACTCTGCTTCCACCACTGGAGACTCATCGGACAGCACttctggagtggggtggggtgtgagATCTCTATTCAGTGGCCTGACTCATTCTCATCCTGGGTAGTAGGAGTTTCCTAGACACACTGAGCCAGAGCCTGTGGAATGAAAGAGAGGGACAAGAAACAGCTTTGGGTCTTCATAGAGATTGGTAATCTGGCTTGAAaagtctgataaaaaaaaaaagaaagaaagaaagaaaagtctgagaAAGCTCAGGTAAGAAATTTCCCTCTCCAAGCAGTACTCACACTGCGGTGGTGCGAGTGAGCCATCACACTTTGTAACATCCCACTTCTTGAAAAACGGTCTCGATTCACATCCCAGTCCCTCATACAATCCCACAGTCCCTGATCCCAAACCCTAGACACCAAATATGTTTTGGAATCCAGAACTGACACTGCTAATATGATATATATGTCTTTGACCTCATCCCCAACACAGGCTCCTAAACCCTAGCAAATTCCTAAATGATAAGAAcactaggagcatcttttgttctaaagAGGCGACtctgggtgggctcctggatgattcctgggtgagggcTGGTCACCaaaaagaccaagccatgattagaaacTTGTAATTTTTGGCCCCACACCCATCTTCCGGACAGGGAAGAGAGGCTTAGAAACAGAGTTTATGATTGATCATGCCTACGTGAGGAAGCGTCCATAACATCCCAACAGTAGAGGTTTCGGGGagtttccaggttggtgaacacaacCACACAAGGAGGGTGACACATCCCagctccacagggacagaagctcctgcagTCAGGGTCTTTCCAGACCTCTTTATCTGGTGCTACTCTGCATCCTTACCATAAATTGGTTTCTCTGAATTCTGTGAGtggctctagcaaattaatcaaacccaaggaagaAATCATTCCAACCCACAACCTAGAGCTGGTTTGTCAGAAGTGCAGGTAACAACTGAGATTTGTGACTGGTATTTGAAGTGGGGAATGGAGGAGACAGTCTTGTGGGAACTGAGCATTTAACTATGGGATCTGGGCAGACCCGGTGGCCCTGCGGTTCAGTGCCgtctttggcctagggtgtgatcctggagacccgggatcaagtctcacatcgggctccctgcatggagcctgcttctccctctgcctgtgtctctgcccgcccccccgtgtgtgtgtgtgtgtgtgtctgtcatgaataaataaataaaatctttaaaaaaaaataactatgggatctgatgctatctctgggtagatagtgtcagagtTGAGCTGGATTCTTGGACACCTTGCTGGTGGCCGAGAATTGCTTATTGGTGTCAGGAAATGGCTCCACAGATTTGGTGATCAGAAGAGACAGAAGTTAagtgttttggggtgcctgggtggctcagtcggttaagcgtctgccttcacctcatgtcatgatctcagggtcctaggatggagccctgcatccggctccctgcccatctgggagtctgcttctccttctctttctgcctgccgctcaccctgcttgtgctctttctctctctgtcaaataaatatataaaaggtaaaaaaatgttaattattttgtgTGGATAATAAAGCAGACTCATGTACCATATCTATCACTTCTATATATcccatcatatatatgtattaaatggTACTCATACTAGATTACACATTTATTACTCCCCGCCGGGGGCTTCTGGGACAGCATCCAATAATCAAGCATATCAACACCCCTATTATGTGCATATCTGAGCTAAGGAATGAATACAAACCATAAACACCTTCACATGGGTTCAGCCAATTTGGGCTTCTAAAGGAGCCGGGGACATTTTTCTTTTGGAGGATTTTACGGTTGTAGATTCAGGATTATGAATTATGATTGTCTTTATAACACTACATCTTTCCAAAATTGCCTTTGTAATTCCCATCATGGCAAGAGTGTCTTTATGACATCACAGATGTGTCATTGTAACCCTTCTCTTGTGAATTGTTGTGTCTTTGTCACATGTCCATGGGACTCTATAGAAGTCTAAGTGTGTGTTGGTATGAACTGTTCTGAGTGCTTGCTGAGAGCCTGGCACTGTGGCACATTTATACACGAGCGTGTATTAAATGCATCAATTCCTATAACCATCTGTACTGGTCTAGGactgtcataacaaagtaccacagactgggttcCTTAAACAAGATgattattctctcacagttttggagaccAGGAGTCCAAAATCAGTGTTGTCAAGATTGGTTCTTTCTGAGGCTGCAAGGGAGAGGTCTGTTCCAGGTCTGATATTCCTTGGTTCTTAGATAGCCATCTTTATGATCACATGGCATTttctgtgtgtgcgtgcacacacatctATCTCCAAATTTCCCTTCTTACAAGGACGCCAATTGTATAGGATTAGGGCCCAGCCTAATGACCTCACTTTAACACAATTACTTCTGTAAAGATTCtgtcttcaaatacagtcacattctgaggtcctgggggttagaGCTTCCTCATATGAATCTGGAGGGCACACAATGCAGCCAAAACTTTTCACCCTGGCCCAATCAGCTCCATTCTATGAGGTCGCTTGGAAGTGACCAGGGTTGCAGGAAGACTGGCCCTACAAACACAGTGTCGACCACTCTgttattggctgtgtgaccttgggctaaagtccctgggccttagtttctttgcctgtaaaatgggaatgaaaataaaatcatacctTCCTGTTGAAGTCTTTGCAAGGCAATTAGTTAGTACTTGGGACCAGTAAGCATTAATAAATGTCATCTATAGTTCTTGTCACTGTTGTAGAATTCTATCCGTATACCTTGGCTCTTGGTAATATCCTACAACATTATGGGGCCCAAGTATCTTTGCTGTGGGCCACTCCCAAGCTCAAATAATTCAGGAAGCAGGACAGACTCTCAGATCCCAAAACTACCAAGAAAGTCACTGACAGCCTTGAGGGCCTGCATCCTCAAGCAGCATGGAACAGAACCCATCCCAGAAGGAAATTCATGGAAGGACACTCATGGCCCTCAAGAGTAGATACTAAATGTACtgggttgaatagtgtccccgcccccccaagccaggccaaaaaaaaaaaaatcttcatgccCTTCCTGGAACCTCGGAATATagatttatttggaaatagggtctttgcagatgtaagtaGCTAAGATGACTATACAGGACTAGTGTGAGCCCTACATCCAATATGAGCAATGCCcttagagaaagaggagaaaagaaacaaatgagacaCATGGAAGGAAAAACAGCCATGCCATAAGGGAGGCAGAGATGAGGGTAATGCAGAAGCTAGGAAAGGAACACCatccaccagaagctggaagagggagggaaggattcttccctagagcgtTTGGAGAgtgtggccctgccaacaccttgattttgaacttccgGCCTCCAGGCCTGGCAGACAGTTATCTGAggttctaagccacccaggatacggtactttgttttttatttagatAGGCTCCACGCCCAAGGTGGGGCCCAAGgcggagcttgaactcacgaccctgagatcaacacctgagctgagaccaagagtagGTGGCCCAAcatactgagctacccaggtgcccctatggtactttgttagagCAACTCTAGGAAACTAATGCACTAGGGCATCCCCCTTCACCAGGAGGAGGCAAGTAGGAAACCTAGGGAGCTCTTCTGTCTCTTTAGGGCTCTGTGGTCTCATCTGTGAATCCCCACACgtcttctcccctcctctctctctctctctctgcacacgGTTCTCTCCATGCTTCTCTCACAGCTTCTCCTGCCTAGTAGGGTTGGTAGAGCCAGGCCTGCCCCTGTTCCTGTGGAGGAGATCTGATTGTACCAGCTTGAGTCATGTGTCCAATCAGACCAGCTTGACCTGGCCCAATCAGCTGCACCAGAGGATTGGCATCACCCAGTGGTATTCAAAATAAGCAACAACCAGGGGAGCCTATCGTGGACCAATCAGATCTGATGCTGGTCCCTGGACCAAGAGTTCTAAGAAGCATCTTTTCCCCTCCAACCCTGAAGGAGAACCAAGTGCAAGGTTTCGGATGGCAAGGGCCATCCTACACATCCCGAGGAAGCATCTAGCACTGGGGGCGGGGAGTAACAGTCATTTGCCAATTTGTGAACCAGACTAAAACCATCTTGGGCAAATGGCCATGATGACCACTCTGACCTGACGCCTTCTTGAGCACAGTGCCCCCACACacatcctttcccttttatttaacCACATCCTAGAGTaacttgggttctttttttttttttttttaagattttatttatccattcatagacaccgagagagagagaggcagagacacaggcaaagggagaagcaggttccacgcagggagcccgacgtgggactcgatcccgggtctccaggatcacaccccaggctgcaggccgcgccaaaccgctgcgccaccggggctgccctaacttgGGTTCTTGATCTACTCTGGAGATATGACTGTGACACACTCATTCTCAAACATTCTCCTCCTGAGTGCTCCTCCCCACGGACTCCTAGCCTCTAGCAGGTCTGACAGGAGGTAGGGGTTTCAGGGACCTGCTCCTCTTGGAGCCACTCAAAACAGGCTTATGTCTGTAAGTCCCCTTAATAAGCCATTCTCATCAAGCTGGACTTGTAGGCCTTTTTCTTCCATCTTACAGCTCTGTAGGATTTGTCACTTTGCACATACTTCCTTTTCATGGAACAATCAGCTTGTATGGAATTAGTTTATTTATCGTCAGTTAAATTAGTTATttatcttacttattttttaagttcacttttttttttttaaataatctcacctacacccaacgtggggtttgaacatacaaccccgagatcaaggcTTTCATGCTCTtctaactgaaccagccaggtgtccctagctcAATAATTTAATTCCCAATAAGGGTGACACTCATAGTGTCAGCTCAATGCCAATTCGGCCCATTTAAGAGGGACTCTTTGAGAATGGGTAGAGAtccactgagtgttatactatatgttggcaaatcgaattccaataaaaaattttttaatttgcataaatatatatgtaaattaaataaaaaagagaatgggtAGAGATGGATCAGGCAAATGGCGTTCACTTCCACATCTGCATCTTCACTGCGCATCCCACATCCTCCTGTCTGGCCAGTGTAAGCCACTCTCCTACCTCTGCCTCCCTCGTTCCCATCCATCCTCCTAAGGCCCATCTAGGTCACCTGCTCTGTGGAGACTTCTCTGCCCACTCCACCCCCTTTTGTCCTATGCAAGAAGCCAAGATCCAGCTGTTTTATATGGACTAGCCAGCAGATCTGCATGGTAGGAAAATTATGGTGCTGGGGGATCTGGCTGGGTCTGGAGACAGTGGTATACTAGCAAATGCCTAACAACCAGCTctccagaggaggaaaaaatgagtatgtgcatttattataaattttgttgGCAAAAATATGCAGCACATatctacaaaaaatatataaaatactctccttgggcagcccgggtggctcagcggtttaacaccaccttcaccccagggtgtgatcctggagacccgggatcgagtcccacgtcaggctcccggcatggagcctgcttcctcctctgcctgtgtctgtgcctctctctctctctctctctgtctctcatgaataaataaataaaatttttaaaaaatactcttcttttttaaaaaaaagaattatttaggggcacctgggtggctcagtggttgaacatctgcctttggcctaggtcatgatcccagggtcctgggatcaagtcccacaacgggctccctgcaaggagcctgcttctccctctgcctgtgtctctgcctctctctgtgtctctcatgaataagtaaataaaatattttttaaataaaaattaaaattaatttaaaggcagccccgatggctcagcggtttagcgccgccttcagcccagggcgggatcctagagacccaggatcgagtcccatgtcgggttccctgcatggagcctgcttctccctctgcttgtgtctctgcctctctctctatgtctctcatgaataaataagttaaaatctttaaaaaataaaaaaataaaattaatttaaaaaattaaaaaagaattatttagttatttgagagagagagagaaagagagagagagagcacaggagcagtgggaggggcagagggagagagagaatcccaaggagattccccactgagtgtgcaGCTGACACAGAtcctacaactctgagatcatgacttgagatgaaattaagagtcagttgcttaaccgactgagccacccaggtgcccctttaaaatactctccattaaaaaaaataataataaataaataaatactctccATTGCAAATTCCATAGTCAATTTTTATATAATGCAGTCTTCGATTTTCCCTACGCTTGTACCCATAGCCACCTGTGGCTCGCAGTGACAAGTGAGTATAGGTTGGTCTATTCCTTCAAAGGCTACAGGACCTGGAACAACATAGATGTCCTCACTTCACTTGCTTGTCAGTCATGTTGAGCAACTTCTTTGCTAAATCAGATAACGGTCTGAAAACACAAGACAAATACTTCCTCAATTTCTCCTGTGCTATTCACAACATAACAGCTCAAGACAAGACACACTTTCAAGTTTAATCTACATGTTTAATCCACAATTTCTCCATCGCTGTCTTAAATAAATGATCTACACACAATACATGAAGTCAACCTGGAACATTTGCAGATGCCCCTGGCCGATTTTAAGTTCCCAGCATGAGGTCACTGAACAGAGTTGGCAAGCAAGGTCCTGCAGAACGACGTTACACAGTACTTCCGCTACGCAGATACAAATAGGTCGTCACCAgcatagagaaaaacaaaacggGAATGAAGTCCCTGAAGCATAGGGTAGTTAGGTCTCAAATAAGATAACTCACGCTGTCTGGCATACAGCAGAGGCTCAATACTTTGTAGTCAGGAAGTTTCTAAGTATCGTATAATCCAGTACCACACACCATCTCACAGTCTCCCATGTGGTCCGGTCACACAGGGTCACGCACAATCATAGTCCTAGTGTCAAGCAGGCATACCTGACTGCCAGCTTGGCAAAATGCTGGGCTACCTGTCTTGTTCACAGCTGTGTCTTCAacacctaaaacagtgcctgacacacaggagATGCTCAAAACAACTTTCATGAATGATGCTCACACAGCATAGTCACACAGAGCCCTGAAGACTAGTGCCTTGAATGTCATAGCAGGTCTGGGGATGAGTCTTTATTTCTCacatattaacataaataaagttttttttttatctgttttgtttgctgaTGTTTCTCCAGCCCTGTAGCAGGCCTTACATAcagcagatgttcaataaatatacatTGAATGGATTAATATAAAGTACACTGTTGAGCTCAGGCTCAGAATAAATACCCAAAGTTCAACTGGGGGCAGGAATGGGAGAGCGACTTGGAGAGTCCTCGAGGAGGGGATCAGCAGCGGGGACCCCTGCCAAGCCAGGTGAGGTAGAGTAGCGAGGCATCACCAAGAGCCCCAATAAAAGAAGGCAGCATTCATTCTCCATCCAGGGGCGGGGACCCAGGCCCCGTGTCCATGGGCCATGACGAGGGGAGTCCAGTGGGGACTTTGGTGGCCACTCTGAAGAGGCCCAAGATCGTGGCACCTTGTGCCAGCTGCCAGGCAGGGTGGGCCCCTGCCTCAGCTCGCAAGTGAACACGGAGGCGCTGGCCTGCGTCCAGGTGCAGCAGGCTGCCCCGGAAACCAGCTGCTGAGTCACGGGCCTCCGAGGATGGTGGAGGCAGGTCCAAGGTCAGGTCCAGGGCTGCAGCCTCGGTGCCAAGTGGCTGCAGGTGCAGGGCAGCAGAGACAGAGCCGGAGCCCGTGCTGGACATTACCCGCTGCAGCTTCAGGTGCAAGAAAACATAGTAGAGCCCGGGTTCCACCACCATCAGCTCCCGAGTGTGCTGGTCATAACTCAGGCCCGGCCCCAGGAATACACCTGCCAGGCCCGGGTCACTGTACCAGCGCAGGGGTCCTTCCTTCAGCTGTactgagggaggaagaagagagggaggttCCTTGAGCTGGGCTGTGGAGCCAGGGTGCAGCCcaggggaggggtgctggggctCTGAGCTGGAGAGGGACAGAGGTctcagaaggaagagggaagtgaGGTTGGCAGAtgcaagggaaggagggaggacagGACTTCCACAGAGGAGAAAGTGCAAAGGAGTGggcatgggggtggaggggtagtggggtgagggggtggagggttcagggctgggggtggggtggaggtggaggggtagggggtgggaggttcagggttagggtggggggtaggggtggagagTGTGTGGAGGGTAGGGGGGTaaggggggggaggagggcgtgGGGAGCCAGGGTGGGGAAAGTAGAAGGTAGCACTGGGAGGGGGTACAATGCCAAAGATGGGAGGGGCAGTCAGACTGGGGAGAgctcaggagggagggaaggaaggcgcCTGGTGAGAGAGGCGAGGGGACTGGGGGAGGTGGCAAAGCCCAGaggggacacagagggaggaaagagagtctcaggaagggggagaagacagaggggcaggggtggggaggaggagtctGGAAGAGGAAAGGAGTTAGCAGGAGGTCTCCAAAACCGGCaactgggggtgggaggagggccccccacccccgccgcacCTCCCAGAGCCCAGccggagagacagaggcaggtgggatctgtgggatcaagccccaggtcggTGGAGGCGGGGAGCCTGAGACACGTATATTTGGGGGTCAGAGGAGGAAAAGCCGACACCCTGAGAGGGCCATGGGAAGGCCAGGAAGACAGAGCGGGCTTAAAGAGGTGAGGGGACAGCTTTTAGAGAGGAACGGAAGAGGACGAGATGGAGGGCGCGGAGGCCTCCCTGTCCCGGGGCTCCTCCGCCTGTTGCCACCCCTGCCCGCCACCCCCGCCGCGTGCGCCCAGGCGGAGTGACCGCGGGACACTC encodes:
- the TNFSF9 gene encoding tumor necrosis factor ligand superfamily member 9, encoding MRPRSDAAPDPEAPRPPAPPGRACSPLPWALSAAMLLLVGTCAACALRAWVVPGPRPPALPALPALPAPLPDAGARLPDSPQAVFAQLVARDVQLKEGPLRWYSDPGLAGVFLGPGLSYDQHTRELMVVEPGLYYVFLHLKLQRVMSSTGSGSVSAALHLQPLGTEAAALDLTLDLPPPSSEARDSAAGFRGSLLHLDAGQRLRVHLRAEAGAHPAWQLAQGATILGLFRVATKVPTGLPSSWPMDTGPGSPPLDGE